A stretch of the Narcine bancroftii isolate sNarBan1 chromosome 14, sNarBan1.hap1, whole genome shotgun sequence genome encodes the following:
- the eral1 gene encoding GTPase Era, mitochondrial isoform X1, which translates to MAAIFGRGWLARGFRDLRRQTCGSDAFLQNGWPHRVMCSPGSYYGSNSALGEILGLRTPKTEDIRGHYPPAVSINKAEQGNLVIHQPDQPSNSHVLRVAIIGAPNAGKSTLTNQLLGRKVFPVSSKVHTTRRRAQGVITDGDTQIILLDTPGLISPIKKKRHNLENSLLVDPWHSVKAADLVVVLVDVSDHWSRNKLHVEVLKCLTQHPQIPAVLALNKVDLLKNKGLLLELTMRLTEGIVNNKKLKVKSRFSSLLTSTPSGPGSTGNEGGRKLRSQDGRPDLLKETHSSHSQGDIPHPELSDARAPAKDNSIHQPEGTETAQQQGSALPRSTPTDWKEQQGWPHFKEVFMLSAINGEEVETLRHYLESKAQPGSWDYHSDVLTDQSPQEICCNLIRERLLEYLPQEVPYNVTQVLDTELWEEGPSGELRVLQNLTVSRKNHVKLLIGQQGQLIGKIARDVGQDLMNIFLCDVQLKLRVKIKK; encoded by the exons ATGGCGGCGATATTCGGCAGGGGTTGGCTTGCCCGAGGCTTCAGGGACCTGAGGAGGCAAACTTGTGGATCAG ATGCCTTTCTGCAAAATGGCTGGCCTCACAGGGTCATGTGCTCACCAGGCAGTTACTATGGAAGCAACTCAGCTTTGGGAGAAATCTTGGGCCTTAGAACACCAAAGACGGAGGATATCCGTGGGCATTATCCTCCTGCTGTCTCCATCAATAAAG CTGAGCAGGGGAACCTCGTCATCCACCAGCCAGACCAGCCAAGCAACTCGCATGTGCTGAGAGTGGCAATCATCGGGGCTCCGAATGCTGGTAAATCCACCTTGACAAATCAGCTTCTTGGCAGGAAG GTCTTTCCGGTTTCAAGCAAAGTTCACACAACACGGCGTCGAGCACAAGGAGTCATCACAGATGGAGATACACAAATA ATTCTTCTTGACACTCCTGGACTAATTTCTCCTATCAAGAAGAAAAG ACACAATTTGGAGAATTCACTGCTGGTTGACCCGTGGCACTCGGTGAAAGCAGCAGACCTGG TGGTCGTTTTGGTCGACGTGTCTGACCACTGGAGTCGCAACAAGCTCCATGTGGAAGTGCTGAAATGTCTTACACAACATCCCCAGATCCCAGCAGTTCTCGCCCTGAATAAG GTGGATCTGTTAAAGAATAAAGGCCTCCTTCTGGAGTTGACCATGAGGCTGACAGAAGGAATAGTGAACAACAAGAAACTGAAGGTGAAGTCACGTTTCAGCTCATTGCTCACCAGCACCCCATCCGGGCCAGGCAGCACTGGAAATGAGGGTGGCAGAAAGCTGAGATCCCAGGACGGCAGACCTGATTTGCTGAAGGAAACTCACAGCTCCCACTCACAGGGAGATATTCCTCATCCAGAACTATCCGATGCACGTGCCCCTGCCAAAGACAATAGCATCCATCAGCCCGAAGGCACGGAGACTGCTCAGCAGCAGGGATCTGCTCTCCCCCGCAGTACCCCCACAGACTGGAAGGAGCAGCAGGGCTGGCCCCACTTTAAAGAGGTGTTCATGCTCTCAGCTATTAATGGCGAGGAAGTGGAGACGCTACGG CATTACCTGGAGTCAAAGGCCCAACCTGGATCTTGGGATTATCACAGTGACGTCCTCACTGACCAGTCACCCCAAGAAATCTGCTGTAACTTGATTCGAGAGCGGTTATTGGAGTATCTGCCTCAGGAGGTGCCGTATAATGTCACACAGGTACTG GACAcagagctgtgggaagaagggccgAGTGGGGAGCTCCGAGTTCTACAGAACCTCACTGTTTCCAGGAAGAATCATGTG AAATTATTGATTGGCCAGCAAGGGCAGCTGATTGGTAAAATTGCTCGAGATGTGGGACAGGACCTGATGAACATCTTCCTCTGTGATGTGCAGCTGAAGCTGCGTGTGAAAATCAAGAAGTGA
- the eral1 gene encoding GTPase Era, mitochondrial isoform X3, whose amino-acid sequence MCSPGSYYGSNSALGEILGLRTPKTEDIRGHYPPAVSINKAEQGNLVIHQPDQPSNSHVLRVAIIGAPNAGKSTLTNQLLGRKVFPVSSKVHTTRRRAQGVITDGDTQIILLDTPGLISPIKKKRHNLENSLLVDPWHSVKAADLVVVLVDVSDHWSRNKLHVEVLKCLTQHPQIPAVLALNKVDLLKNKGLLLELTMRLTEGIVNNKKLKVKSRFSSLLTSTPSGPGSTGNEGGRKLRSQDGRPDLLKETHSSHSQGDIPHPELSDARAPAKDNSIHQPEGTETAQQQGSALPRSTPTDWKEQQGWPHFKEVFMLSAINGEEVETLRHYLESKAQPGSWDYHSDVLTDQSPQEICCNLIRERLLEYLPQEVPYNVTQVLDTELWEEGPSGELRVLQNLTVSRKNHVKLLIGQQGQLIGKIARDVGQDLMNIFLCDVQLKLRVKIKK is encoded by the exons ATGTGCTCACCAGGCAGTTACTATGGAAGCAACTCAGCTTTGGGAGAAATCTTGGGCCTTAGAACACCAAAGACGGAGGATATCCGTGGGCATTATCCTCCTGCTGTCTCCATCAATAAAG CTGAGCAGGGGAACCTCGTCATCCACCAGCCAGACCAGCCAAGCAACTCGCATGTGCTGAGAGTGGCAATCATCGGGGCTCCGAATGCTGGTAAATCCACCTTGACAAATCAGCTTCTTGGCAGGAAG GTCTTTCCGGTTTCAAGCAAAGTTCACACAACACGGCGTCGAGCACAAGGAGTCATCACAGATGGAGATACACAAATA ATTCTTCTTGACACTCCTGGACTAATTTCTCCTATCAAGAAGAAAAG ACACAATTTGGAGAATTCACTGCTGGTTGACCCGTGGCACTCGGTGAAAGCAGCAGACCTGG TGGTCGTTTTGGTCGACGTGTCTGACCACTGGAGTCGCAACAAGCTCCATGTGGAAGTGCTGAAATGTCTTACACAACATCCCCAGATCCCAGCAGTTCTCGCCCTGAATAAG GTGGATCTGTTAAAGAATAAAGGCCTCCTTCTGGAGTTGACCATGAGGCTGACAGAAGGAATAGTGAACAACAAGAAACTGAAGGTGAAGTCACGTTTCAGCTCATTGCTCACCAGCACCCCATCCGGGCCAGGCAGCACTGGAAATGAGGGTGGCAGAAAGCTGAGATCCCAGGACGGCAGACCTGATTTGCTGAAGGAAACTCACAGCTCCCACTCACAGGGAGATATTCCTCATCCAGAACTATCCGATGCACGTGCCCCTGCCAAAGACAATAGCATCCATCAGCCCGAAGGCACGGAGACTGCTCAGCAGCAGGGATCTGCTCTCCCCCGCAGTACCCCCACAGACTGGAAGGAGCAGCAGGGCTGGCCCCACTTTAAAGAGGTGTTCATGCTCTCAGCTATTAATGGCGAGGAAGTGGAGACGCTACGG CATTACCTGGAGTCAAAGGCCCAACCTGGATCTTGGGATTATCACAGTGACGTCCTCACTGACCAGTCACCCCAAGAAATCTGCTGTAACTTGATTCGAGAGCGGTTATTGGAGTATCTGCCTCAGGAGGTGCCGTATAATGTCACACAGGTACTG GACAcagagctgtgggaagaagggccgAGTGGGGAGCTCCGAGTTCTACAGAACCTCACTGTTTCCAGGAAGAATCATGTG AAATTATTGATTGGCCAGCAAGGGCAGCTGATTGGTAAAATTGCTCGAGATGTGGGACAGGACCTGATGAACATCTTCCTCTGTGATGTGCAGCTGAAGCTGCGTGTGAAAATCAAGAAGTGA
- the eral1 gene encoding GTPase Era, mitochondrial isoform X2, which produces MAAIFGRGWLARGFRDLRRQTCGSDAFLQNGWPHRVMCSPGSYYGSNSALGEILGLRTPKTEDIRGHYPPAVSINKAEQGNLVIHQPDQPSNSHVLRVAIIGAPNAGKSTLTNQLLGRKVFPVSSKVHTTRRRAQGVITDGDTQIILLDTPGLISPIKKKRHNLENSLLVDPWHSVKAADLVVVLVDVSDHWSRNKLHVEVLKCLTQHPQIPAVLALNKVDLLKNKGLLLELTMRLTEGIVNNKKLKVKSRFSSLLTSTPSGPGSTGNEGGRKLRSQDGRPDLLKETHSSHSQGDIPHPELSDARAPAKDNSIHQPEGTETAQQQGSALPRSTPTDWKEQQGWPHFKEVFMLSAINGEEVETLRHYLESKAQPGSWDYHSDVLTDQSPQEICCNLIRERLLEYLPQEVPYNVTQDTELWEEGPSGELRVLQNLTVSRKNHVKLLIGQQGQLIGKIARDVGQDLMNIFLCDVQLKLRVKIKK; this is translated from the exons ATGGCGGCGATATTCGGCAGGGGTTGGCTTGCCCGAGGCTTCAGGGACCTGAGGAGGCAAACTTGTGGATCAG ATGCCTTTCTGCAAAATGGCTGGCCTCACAGGGTCATGTGCTCACCAGGCAGTTACTATGGAAGCAACTCAGCTTTGGGAGAAATCTTGGGCCTTAGAACACCAAAGACGGAGGATATCCGTGGGCATTATCCTCCTGCTGTCTCCATCAATAAAG CTGAGCAGGGGAACCTCGTCATCCACCAGCCAGACCAGCCAAGCAACTCGCATGTGCTGAGAGTGGCAATCATCGGGGCTCCGAATGCTGGTAAATCCACCTTGACAAATCAGCTTCTTGGCAGGAAG GTCTTTCCGGTTTCAAGCAAAGTTCACACAACACGGCGTCGAGCACAAGGAGTCATCACAGATGGAGATACACAAATA ATTCTTCTTGACACTCCTGGACTAATTTCTCCTATCAAGAAGAAAAG ACACAATTTGGAGAATTCACTGCTGGTTGACCCGTGGCACTCGGTGAAAGCAGCAGACCTGG TGGTCGTTTTGGTCGACGTGTCTGACCACTGGAGTCGCAACAAGCTCCATGTGGAAGTGCTGAAATGTCTTACACAACATCCCCAGATCCCAGCAGTTCTCGCCCTGAATAAG GTGGATCTGTTAAAGAATAAAGGCCTCCTTCTGGAGTTGACCATGAGGCTGACAGAAGGAATAGTGAACAACAAGAAACTGAAGGTGAAGTCACGTTTCAGCTCATTGCTCACCAGCACCCCATCCGGGCCAGGCAGCACTGGAAATGAGGGTGGCAGAAAGCTGAGATCCCAGGACGGCAGACCTGATTTGCTGAAGGAAACTCACAGCTCCCACTCACAGGGAGATATTCCTCATCCAGAACTATCCGATGCACGTGCCCCTGCCAAAGACAATAGCATCCATCAGCCCGAAGGCACGGAGACTGCTCAGCAGCAGGGATCTGCTCTCCCCCGCAGTACCCCCACAGACTGGAAGGAGCAGCAGGGCTGGCCCCACTTTAAAGAGGTGTTCATGCTCTCAGCTATTAATGGCGAGGAAGTGGAGACGCTACGG CATTACCTGGAGTCAAAGGCCCAACCTGGATCTTGGGATTATCACAGTGACGTCCTCACTGACCAGTCACCCCAAGAAATCTGCTGTAACTTGATTCGAGAGCGGTTATTGGAGTATCTGCCTCAGGAGGTGCCGTATAATGTCACACAG GACAcagagctgtgggaagaagggccgAGTGGGGAGCTCCGAGTTCTACAGAACCTCACTGTTTCCAGGAAGAATCATGTG AAATTATTGATTGGCCAGCAAGGGCAGCTGATTGGTAAAATTGCTCGAGATGTGGGACAGGACCTGATGAACATCTTCCTCTGTGATGTGCAGCTGAAGCTGCGTGTGAAAATCAAGAAGTGA